One part of the Arthrobacter tumbae genome encodes these proteins:
- a CDS encoding FAD-dependent oxidoreductase: MPDVLIVGGGPVGLFTAILLAQSGVGVEVLERRTERSSHSRAIGIHPPALAALEQAGVAENLIAAGVQIPGGVARSRGQTVAELSFASLPGRHRYVLAIPQEQTERILSERLAELAPDALRRGETVEAVHDVGSEVLTLTGSGTHRSALLIGADGARSTVRDAAGIGARIRPYPDAYVMGDFPDTTGDGSTAALYLERDGIVESFPLPGSVRRWVVRMPSLVEDPTAEAVAGLVAGRTGVGVDTRNNTMLSSFTVRRRIADRFVQGRIALIGDAAHEVSPIGGQGMNLGWLDAVQLVPLVTASLAGTDVGLGLRRFNQERRRAALAASRQAHINMILGRPLPPGVLAVRNRVMGRMAGVPRVHDAVARTFTMH, encoded by the coding sequence GTGCCTGATGTCCTGATAGTCGGAGGCGGCCCGGTGGGGCTGTTCACCGCGATCCTGCTGGCGCAGTCGGGTGTTGGGGTTGAGGTTTTGGAGCGCCGCACCGAGCGCAGTTCGCACTCGCGGGCGATCGGCATTCACCCCCCGGCGCTTGCCGCACTGGAGCAGGCCGGAGTCGCAGAGAATCTGATTGCCGCGGGGGTGCAGATTCCCGGCGGTGTTGCACGCAGCCGCGGACAGACGGTCGCGGAGCTGTCCTTCGCCTCCCTTCCCGGCAGACACCGCTACGTGCTCGCAATCCCGCAGGAACAAACTGAGCGCATCCTCTCGGAGCGGCTCGCTGAGCTGGCCCCGGACGCCCTGCGCAGGGGCGAAACCGTGGAGGCGGTCCACGACGTCGGGAGCGAGGTTCTGACCCTTACCGGCAGCGGTACGCATCGGTCCGCGCTGCTCATCGGCGCGGACGGGGCACGGAGCACGGTGCGCGATGCGGCGGGTATCGGCGCACGCATCCGGCCGTATCCCGATGCCTACGTCATGGGCGATTTCCCCGACACCACCGGTGACGGCAGCACCGCTGCCCTGTATCTCGAGCGTGACGGAATTGTTGAGTCTTTCCCGCTGCCCGGCTCGGTGCGGCGGTGGGTGGTGCGCATGCCGTCACTGGTGGAAGACCCCACGGCCGAGGCAGTCGCGGGGCTGGTGGCGGGCCGGACGGGTGTGGGTGTCGATACCCGAAACAACACGATGTTGAGCTCCTTTACGGTTCGTCGGCGCATAGCGGACCGGTTTGTGCAGGGGCGTATCGCTTTGATCGGCGATGCGGCGCACGAGGTGTCGCCCATCGGCGGACAGGGCATGAACCTGGGGTGGCTCGACGCCGTCCAGCTCGTGCCGCTGGTGACCGCTTCGCTGGCGGGCACCGACGTCGGACTGGGACTTCGGCGCTTCAACCAGGAGCGGCGCCGGGCAGCGCTGGCGGCCTCGCGTCAAGCGCACATCAACATGATTCTCGGGCGTCCGCTGCCGCCCGGCGTGCTGGCCGTCCGCAACCGGGTAATGGGCAGAATGGCCGGAGTGCCACGCGTGCACGACGCCGTGGCCCGCACCTTCACCATGCACTGA
- a CDS encoding type III polyketide synthase has product MTVLMRSLETAVPTTVMVQSQVRDVFAAQPGLNRLGQRLVTAAFDSSGIDTRYTAVEELTLERHSETPVFFDSETMTILSPGTKARNEVYAEAGTKLFVDAAQKALDAAEGVEAGDITHVVTVSCTGFFNPGPDYKIVRALGLNPSAQRYHLGFMGCYAAFPALRAAKSFCDADPKAVVLVVSAELCSLHVRSSNNPDTIVGTSLFADGAAAAVISARPDLAPPSKPALSLDFFETTLTPVGEESMAWNIGDEGFEMVLGTYVPHIIDEHIVGALAPLLERDESLIGLEYRDIEHWAIHPGGRSILDKVQAKLKLSDDQLVPARETLRNYGNMSSATVMFVLKHILDQPASDSDSGERICSMAFGPGLTVETALLTKTSA; this is encoded by the coding sequence ATGACAGTCCTGATGAGGTCCCTCGAAACCGCCGTACCGACCACCGTCATGGTGCAGTCGCAGGTACGGGATGTCTTTGCCGCGCAGCCGGGGCTGAACAGGTTGGGCCAGCGGCTGGTGACTGCCGCGTTCGATTCCTCCGGCATCGACACGCGCTACACGGCTGTGGAGGAGCTCACGCTCGAACGCCACAGCGAGACGCCCGTGTTCTTCGATTCGGAGACCATGACCATCCTCAGCCCGGGCACCAAGGCCCGCAACGAGGTCTACGCCGAGGCGGGCACCAAGCTCTTCGTCGACGCTGCGCAGAAAGCGCTGGATGCGGCAGAGGGTGTCGAGGCCGGCGACATCACGCACGTGGTGACGGTCTCCTGCACCGGTTTCTTCAACCCCGGCCCGGACTACAAGATCGTCCGCGCTCTGGGCCTCAATCCGTCCGCACAGCGCTACCACCTCGGCTTCATGGGCTGTTACGCAGCGTTCCCTGCCCTGCGCGCGGCGAAGTCCTTCTGCGACGCCGATCCCAAGGCAGTGGTCCTCGTGGTCAGCGCCGAGCTGTGCTCGCTGCACGTCCGGTCCTCCAACAATCCCGACACCATCGTGGGTACGTCCCTCTTTGCTGACGGTGCTGCGGCCGCCGTCATCTCCGCGCGGCCGGACCTGGCGCCGCCGTCGAAACCTGCCCTGTCCCTCGACTTCTTCGAAACCACACTCACGCCGGTCGGTGAGGAATCGATGGCCTGGAACATCGGCGACGAGGGGTTCGAGATGGTCCTCGGAACCTACGTGCCGCACATCATCGACGAGCACATCGTCGGCGCCCTCGCTCCCCTGCTGGAACGCGATGAGTCCCTGATCGGGCTTGAGTACCGGGACATCGAGCACTGGGCCATCCACCCGGGCGGCCGCAGCATCCTGGACAAGGTGCAGGCCAAGCTGAAGCTCAGCGACGACCAGCTGGTTCCTGCCCGGGAAACGCTTCGGAACTACGGAAACATGAGCAGCGCAACGGTGATGTTTGTCCTCAAGCACATCCTGGACCAGCCCGCCTCGGACTCCGACTCGGGTGAGCGCATCTGCTCGATGGCGTTCGGGCCCGGGCTGACGGTGGAAACGGCCCTCCTGACCAAGACCTCCGCCTGA
- a CDS encoding NAD(P)/FAD-dependent oxidoreductase, translating into MTRIAVVGAGIVGLATAHALRTAGAEVTVYESGTPGGGQSAGDGRIFRHAHKDVRLAEFVNHSRTLWREWEAEFGVELVSDAGAVAIGDSVEDKLRVLKDLPHIRVALLAPGQLASSLPILADFEGKAMLDVDGGAIRTLAAFRALTGSLAEAPVTDHVLTVQHTSDGDVEVRTGTRVDRFDHAVLCAGRGTAPLARGVGLDIPVELAAHARVTFRVRGDAETPLPTFQDGSGIFGETGIYAAPSADNRSYSVGLSETTGVRQDGSLADPTALESLAARAAAYVRHALPGLDPEPSGYVHCWVTRLPWGEDGVGVWSTGKISAIAGHNLFKQAPALGEALAETALSGVVPALLRPEAQLGKG; encoded by the coding sequence ATGACTCGGATTGCAGTGGTGGGAGCAGGAATTGTCGGACTGGCTACAGCCCATGCCCTTCGCACGGCGGGCGCGGAGGTCACCGTCTACGAGTCCGGAACGCCCGGCGGCGGACAGTCCGCCGGCGACGGGCGGATTTTCCGGCATGCCCACAAGGACGTCCGGCTGGCCGAATTCGTCAATCACAGCCGCACCCTCTGGCGGGAATGGGAGGCCGAGTTCGGCGTGGAACTGGTGTCCGACGCCGGAGCGGTTGCCATCGGCGACAGCGTCGAGGACAAGTTGCGCGTTCTCAAGGACCTTCCACACATCCGCGTTGCACTTCTGGCTCCGGGTCAACTCGCATCCTCTTTGCCGATCCTCGCGGACTTCGAGGGCAAGGCCATGCTGGATGTGGATGGCGGCGCTATCCGTACCCTCGCCGCTTTCCGGGCCCTGACCGGAAGCCTCGCAGAAGCTCCTGTGACCGACCACGTGCTGACTGTCCAGCACACCAGTGACGGCGATGTCGAGGTCCGTACCGGGACCCGCGTTGACCGTTTCGACCACGCTGTTCTGTGCGCCGGCCGCGGCACGGCTCCGCTGGCACGTGGGGTGGGACTGGATATCCCGGTTGAACTTGCCGCTCATGCCCGCGTGACGTTCCGGGTACGGGGAGACGCCGAAACTCCGCTGCCGACTTTTCAGGACGGCAGCGGAATTTTCGGAGAGACCGGAATCTACGCGGCGCCTTCAGCCGACAACCGTTCCTACTCGGTGGGCCTCAGCGAGACAACCGGGGTACGTCAGGACGGAAGCCTCGCGGACCCGACCGCGCTCGAATCCCTTGCCGCCCGTGCAGCGGCCTATGTCCGCCACGCTCTGCCGGGCCTGGACCCTGAGCCGTCCGGCTACGTGCACTGCTGGGTGACCCGTCTGCCCTGGGGCGAGGACGGTGTCGGGGTCTGGTCTACAGGCAAGATCAGCGCCATTGCCGGCCATAACCTCTTCAAACAGGCGCCGGCTCTGGGGGAGGCGCTGGCAGAAACTGCACTATCCGGCGTCGTTCCGGCCTTGCTGCGTCCGGAAGCGCAGCTGGGGAAGGGCTGA
- a CDS encoding FMN reductase, producing METRRVVVVSGGMGTPSSSRMLADQLGEAARRELQRADVHTDITTIELRELAVDIANNMVTGFAPPALADALQSVADADALIVVSPVFSGSYSGLLKSFFDVLDNTALDSVPVLIAATGGSVRHSLMLDHAMRPLFTYLRARVVSTGVYAGPEDWGTGSDGAPALDQRVTRAAGELAGMIAGTTTARRPNSAQASLPFEQLLAQVQGR from the coding sequence ATGGAAACACGCCGAGTAGTAGTGGTGTCAGGCGGAATGGGAACGCCGTCGTCGAGCCGGATGCTCGCGGATCAGCTCGGAGAGGCGGCCCGCCGCGAGCTTCAGCGCGCCGACGTCCACACCGACATCACCACCATCGAACTCCGCGAACTGGCCGTCGACATCGCAAATAACATGGTCACAGGTTTCGCCCCGCCCGCGCTCGCGGACGCGCTGCAGTCAGTTGCCGATGCCGACGCGCTCATCGTTGTCAGCCCGGTCTTCTCCGGCTCCTACAGCGGCCTGCTGAAGTCGTTCTTCGACGTGCTCGACAACACGGCACTGGACTCGGTGCCCGTGCTCATCGCCGCAACCGGCGGCAGCGTCCGGCACTCCCTCATGCTCGACCACGCCATGCGCCCGCTCTTCACCTACCTCCGTGCCCGCGTCGTCTCGACCGGGGTCTACGCCGGTCCCGAGGACTGGGGAACCGGATCCGACGGTGCACCCGCCCTCGACCAGCGCGTCACCCGCGCGGCCGGCGAACTCGCGGGCATGATTGCGGGGACGACGACGGCGCGCCGCCCCAACAGCGCGCAGGCCTCCCTTCCGTTCGAGCAGCTTTTGGCCCAGGTACAGGGCCGCTGA
- a CDS encoding class I SAM-dependent methyltransferase: MAFLAHRNVTAIEEMDKPGCDPFKLDRTYAQFPLVNRTVTGWHRTWARHIRPVLSTSRTNTLLDVGSGGGDIARAFCRWAARDGFELEITAIDPDERANTFASSQPTTPGLTFRRAFSSELLAEGARFDVVTSNHVLHHLSPDELSGLLSDSEKLATRLALHSDLKRTLVGFSLFSVATLPLRGSYIREDGLTSIRRSYLAEELRAVVPPGWRVERQVPFRNLLVHRA; this comes from the coding sequence ATGGCGTTCCTCGCCCACCGGAACGTCACTGCGATCGAGGAAATGGACAAGCCCGGCTGCGATCCGTTCAAACTCGACCGCACCTACGCCCAGTTCCCGCTCGTCAACCGCACGGTCACCGGCTGGCACCGCACCTGGGCGCGCCATATCCGGCCCGTCCTGTCGACGTCGCGGACCAACACCCTCCTCGATGTCGGCTCCGGCGGCGGCGACATCGCGCGTGCGTTCTGCCGCTGGGCTGCCCGCGACGGCTTCGAGCTGGAAATCACAGCGATTGACCCTGACGAACGCGCCAATACCTTTGCAAGCAGCCAACCGACGACGCCGGGACTCACTTTCCGGCGCGCGTTCAGTTCAGAGCTGCTCGCCGAGGGTGCCCGGTTCGACGTCGTCACCTCCAACCACGTGCTCCACCACCTTTCGCCGGATGAGCTCAGCGGACTGCTCAGCGACTCCGAGAAGCTGGCCACCCGGCTCGCCCTGCACAGCGACCTTAAGCGGACCCTGGTCGGGTTTTCCCTGTTCTCCGTAGCTACCCTGCCGTTGCGCGGCTCCTACATCCGCGAGGACGGGCTGACATCGATCCGGCGAAGCTACCTGGCGGAGGAACTGCGCGCCGTCGTGCCTCCAGGCTGGCGCGTGGAGCGGCAGGTACCGTTCCGGAATCTGCTGGTGCACCGTGCCTGA
- a CDS encoding Tex family protein: MAGVSAPVTAPPSVFQQLAEELGVQQWQIKAAVDLLDGGSTVPFIARYRKEVTGTLDDAQLRELEERLRYLRELEDRRAAVLEAIEAQGKLTAELRAAVVGATTKARLEDIYLPFKTKRRTKAQIAREAGLEPLADALLGNPSLDPAVEAGLFLNDSVTTAEDALAGARALLVERAGQDADLLADLRERLWKQGRLRSQVVSGKEAEGQKFSDYFDFVQAPSAMPSHRVLALLRGEKEGVLQLTLTEADSTDAEAALRAKRRFENSVAAFLGVADQGRPADAWLMATVQQAWRRLLAKLSIDLRVRLFVEAETEAVRVFAANLRDVLLAAPAGGRTTIGLDPGLRTGVKVAVVDGTGKVLETATIYPHAPARKWDDALAALSRMVTSHDVELIAIGNGTASRETDKLATELISLMAGRTVQKLVVSEAGASVYSASALASAELPELDVSLRGAVSIARRLQDPLAELVKIDPKSIGVGQYQHDVSPAKLERSLDAVIEDCVNAVGVDVNTASPSLLTRVAGVGSLLSGNIVAHRDANGPFTRRRDLLKVPRLGAKAFEQCAGFLRIAGGDEPLDSSSVHPEAYSVARRMVNDAGGSFRSLNLAEYVDESIGLPTLQDILTELEKPGRDPRPAFVTASFADVEKISDLRPGMIIDGVVTNVAAFGAFVDVGVHQDGLVHVSAMADRFISDPHEVVKSGQVVKVRVMEADPDRKRISLSLRLNDDAAPRGARLDREARGGGGDDRRRRVPGGGPGGTSSQGGTSSPGGVQQGGSKKAGPKHGSSKPDSAKPGSSKPDSRRGGKGSQAPANSAMAEALRAAGLVPRD; this comes from the coding sequence ATGGCAGGCGTGAGTGCACCAGTTACTGCCCCTCCTTCCGTCTTCCAGCAACTCGCTGAGGAACTCGGCGTCCAGCAATGGCAAATCAAGGCCGCGGTGGACCTGTTGGACGGCGGATCGACCGTTCCCTTCATTGCGCGCTACCGCAAGGAAGTCACCGGAACCCTTGACGATGCCCAGTTGCGTGAGCTGGAGGAGCGGCTGCGCTACCTGCGCGAACTCGAGGACCGGCGGGCGGCCGTGCTCGAGGCGATTGAAGCGCAGGGCAAGCTCACCGCGGAGCTTCGTGCCGCCGTCGTCGGTGCCACCACCAAGGCGCGGCTGGAGGACATCTACCTGCCCTTCAAAACCAAGCGCCGCACGAAGGCGCAGATCGCGCGGGAAGCCGGGCTTGAGCCGCTCGCGGACGCGCTGCTCGGCAATCCGTCTCTCGATCCTGCCGTTGAAGCTGGCCTCTTTCTGAACGACAGCGTTACCACGGCCGAGGATGCGCTGGCCGGTGCCCGGGCGCTGCTCGTGGAGCGGGCCGGCCAGGACGCCGACCTGCTCGCTGACCTGCGGGAACGGCTCTGGAAGCAGGGCAGGTTGCGCTCGCAGGTGGTCTCCGGAAAGGAGGCCGAGGGCCAGAAGTTCTCCGACTACTTCGACTTTGTGCAGGCGCCGTCGGCCATGCCGTCGCACCGTGTCCTGGCGTTGCTGCGCGGCGAGAAGGAAGGCGTGCTGCAGCTGACGCTCACCGAGGCGGACTCCACTGATGCCGAAGCCGCCCTCCGTGCCAAGCGCCGCTTCGAAAACTCCGTCGCCGCATTCCTGGGCGTCGCGGACCAGGGCCGGCCGGCGGATGCGTGGCTGATGGCGACGGTCCAGCAGGCCTGGCGTCGGTTGCTCGCGAAGCTCTCGATCGACCTGCGGGTGCGGCTCTTTGTGGAGGCGGAGACGGAAGCCGTGCGGGTCTTCGCCGCAAACCTGCGTGACGTGCTGCTTGCGGCGCCCGCGGGTGGCCGCACCACCATCGGGCTCGATCCCGGGCTGCGGACCGGCGTGAAGGTGGCCGTGGTGGACGGAACAGGCAAGGTCCTCGAAACGGCGACCATCTACCCTCACGCTCCGGCAAGGAAGTGGGATGACGCGCTGGCTGCACTGTCGCGGATGGTGACCAGTCACGACGTCGAACTCATTGCAATCGGCAATGGCACGGCATCGCGGGAGACGGACAAGCTTGCGACCGAACTGATCTCGCTGATGGCCGGGCGTACGGTGCAGAAGCTCGTTGTGTCCGAAGCGGGTGCGTCGGTGTACTCCGCATCAGCGCTGGCATCGGCGGAGCTGCCGGAGCTCGATGTGTCGCTGCGCGGTGCGGTGTCCATTGCCCGGCGGCTTCAGGATCCGCTGGCCGAGCTGGTGAAGATCGACCCGAAGTCCATCGGGGTGGGTCAGTACCAGCACGACGTAAGCCCTGCGAAGCTGGAGCGTTCGCTTGATGCCGTGATCGAGGATTGCGTGAATGCGGTGGGAGTCGATGTGAATACTGCATCGCCGTCGCTCCTGACCCGGGTGGCGGGCGTGGGGTCCCTGCTGAGCGGGAACATCGTTGCGCACCGCGATGCGAATGGCCCCTTTACGCGTCGACGCGACCTGCTGAAGGTTCCCAGGCTCGGAGCCAAGGCCTTCGAGCAGTGTGCGGGTTTCCTCCGCATTGCAGGCGGGGACGAGCCGCTGGATTCGTCCAGCGTGCACCCTGAAGCCTATTCCGTGGCCCGGCGGATGGTGAACGACGCCGGTGGCTCATTTCGGTCGCTGAACCTGGCCGAGTACGTTGATGAGTCGATCGGGCTGCCCACCCTGCAGGACATCCTCACTGAACTCGAGAAGCCGGGGCGGGATCCCCGGCCCGCGTTTGTCACGGCATCCTTTGCCGACGTCGAGAAGATTTCCGACCTGCGTCCGGGCATGATTATCGACGGTGTGGTCACCAACGTTGCTGCCTTTGGTGCTTTCGTGGATGTCGGAGTGCACCAGGACGGACTGGTTCACGTCTCCGCGATGGCTGACCGCTTCATCAGTGATCCCCATGAAGTTGTGAAGTCCGGTCAGGTGGTCAAAGTCAGGGTGATGGAGGCCGATCCTGACCGCAAACGGATCTCACTCAGCCTGCGACTCAACGACGACGCCGCACCACGTGGTGCCCGGCTCGACCGTGAGGCGCGGGGCGGGGGAGGCGATGACCGCCGTCGTCGTGTGCCCGGTGGAGGGCCGGGTGGCACTTCGTCTCAGGGTGGCACTTCGTCTCCGGGTGGCGTCCAGCAGGGTGGGTCGAAGAAGGCTGGCCCAAAGCACGGTTCTTCGAAACCGGACTCTGCAAAGCCGGGCTCTTCGAAACCCGATTCGAGGCGGGGCGGCAAGGGCTCACAGGCCCCGGCGAACAGCGCAATGGCGGAGGCGCTTCGGGCTGCCGGGTTGGTGCCGCGGGACTAG